Proteins found in one Balaenoptera acutorostrata chromosome 17, mBalAcu1.1, whole genome shotgun sequence genomic segment:
- the LOC130705547 gene encoding LOW QUALITY PROTEIN: high mobility group nucleosome-binding domain-containing protein 5-like (The sequence of the model RefSeq protein was modified relative to this genomic sequence to represent the inferred CDS: inserted 1 base in 1 codon) has protein sequence MPKRKAAGQGDMRQEPKRRSARLSALPVPITPELKSKRTSTPRKMKTKNDMMEKNTDASAKAIAETKKEVVKEEYNSETAENGEANIIETPAPEKEIEEIKEEKIEDIKEXGEKKETVAAEGKEDEKDQKGDGEDQNKEEEKGEDGRGKEYEKEDEGGKEEEDKKDTGDEKEGEDGKGKGEDGKEGEDEKEKGDEKENENGKEKGEDGKESEDGKDKGEDEKKGDDRKEKGDGKEDEDGKGDEGLSESLLTQNKHHYRKLKLINMYQSKHDFKWTIE, from the exons ATGCCCAAAAGAAAGGCTGCAGGTCAAGGTGATATGAGGCAGGAGCCAAAGAGAAGATCAGCCAGACTGTCTGCTTTGCCTGTGCCCATTACACCAGAGTTGAAGTCCAAAAGAACATCAACTCcaaggaaaatgaagacaaaaaatgATATGATGGAAAAAAACACAGATGCAAGTGCCAAAGCCATAGCTGAAACCAAGAAAGAAGTTGTTAAAGAAGAATACAACAGTGAAACTGCTGAAAATGGAGAAGCCAACATTATAGAGACACCAgctcctgaaaaagaaatagaggaaataaaagaagaaaaaattgaagatatcaaag gaggagaaaagaaagaaacagtggcagcagaaggaaaagaagatgaaaaagatcagaaaggagatggagaagatcaaaacaaggaagaagagaaaggagaagatggaagagggaaagaatatgaaaaagaagatgaaggtggaaaagaggaagaagacaagaaagaCACAGGAGATGAAAAGGAGGGTGAAGAtggaaaagggaaaggagaagatgGCAAAGagggagaagatgaaaaagagaaaggagatgaaaaagagaatgaaaatggaaaggagaaaggagaagatggcaaagaatctgaagatggaaaagataaaggagaagatgaaaaaaagggagatgatagaaaagagaaaggagatggaAAAGAGGATGAAGATGGAAAGGGGGATGAAG GTTTAAGTGAATCTCTGTTAACACAAAATAAGCACCACTACAGGAAACTCAAGCTCATAAACATGTACCAGAGCAAGCATGATTTTAAGTGGACCATTGAATGA